One window of the Melopsittacus undulatus isolate bMelUnd1 chromosome 20 unlocalized genomic scaffold, bMelUnd1.mat.Z SUPER_20_unloc_1, whole genome shotgun sequence genome contains the following:
- the LOC101871089 gene encoding protein S100-A11, whose translation MPTETERCIESLLAVFQRYAGREGDSCTLSKKEFLAFMNTELAAFTKNQKDPGVVDRMMKKLDLNSDGQLDFPEFLNLIGGIAVACHTSLLVNTHPH comes from the exons ATG CCCACAGAGACCGAGCGCTGCATCGAGTCCCTGCTCGCCGTCTTCCAGCGCTATGCGGGGCGTGAAGGGGACAGCTGCACCCTGTCCAAGAAGGAGTTCCTGGCCTTCATGAACACCGAGCTGGCTGCCTTCACAAAG AACCAGAAGGACCCGGGTGTTGTGGACAGGATGATGAAGAAACTGGATCTGAACAGTGATGGGCAGCTCGACTTCCCCGAGTTCCTGAACCTCATCGGGGGCATTGCGGTGGCCTGCCACACTTCCCTGCTGGTTAACACCCATCCCCATTAG